One genomic window of Bradyrhizobium sp. B124 includes the following:
- a CDS encoding Ulp1 family isopeptidase: MDPYNSDPSNPTAWSQVQHAVLEGDQGSHAEQEDFEQHLAEARPPDPGPVSGGGRSGRNYHPHLSAEHRDIIDKAIAQYGAQKNPQLKTVKRYTQALRRLGNDLGAHRKTIDLGDHQSLVRHVKTYFPNNEDMKKGLGVLRAYHDPSYVASGGRPRTIPSAEDAPLSERLNASGMTSGSAARHDRSLRRFSNSLNRAGYSISGLDHAARIEFAQKLFPNDELLLFALSKVRDAENVSGAGASQEPRGYAVPPPASHLYPDDARIIDGLEKAELSMLKPEETSRKEVVQNLARNQRRFAAWLQREGRGSLVSRLTGTSEQQKSFDDDYKDFKKSNRNADMGFDRLRNYLWPVEANAALGVCPEQAGGEPRRGESKSTWSPPEAVPDGSSAFYRGLDSFVDLPYTSQEVRDDAQSAPVGRAAARPPLFTGLSDAPAQSPDIFRDLQSFVDLPYTPQQMRDHAQSAPVSGAAAKPPRVTRPSDAPAQSSDIYRGLNSFVDLPYTPQQMRDDAQSAAVGGAAARPSVFTEPSEVPAQSSDIYRGLNSFVDLPYTPQQMRDDAQSAAVGGAAARPSVFTEPSEVPAQSSDIYRGLNSFVDLPYTPQQMRDDAQSAPVGGAAARPPLFTEPSDAPAQSSDIYRDLNSFVDLPYTPQQMRDDAQSAPVGGAAARPPLFTEPSDAPAQPSDIYGGLASLVHLDAPTPSELRDDAHFAASPAVRARSDTYGDLASLVHLDAPTPSELRDDAHFAASPAARARSDAYRGFPLVDLTAPTPSESRDDADSVRPFPSTSANAQIGALDPTVSSHGHGLVLDDTEWLGDQHIDRDYGLQEQDLQRNDPDLAARTRFVNPLIALNYLRSNDDGVVLTEFQRIVYDDNGNDTADFLFLPVINGNPEDPNSRGNHWSLLFVDRSDRGRPVAYHYDSYGGLNNRDAAHLARRLNLPLELADMAQQQNTYDCGVFVVDGTRELVRRLAQGREPDLRNLRDVGANRQALQIRLRG, encoded by the coding sequence ACTTTGAGCAGCACTTGGCCGAGGCGCGCCCGCCCGATCCGGGTCCTGTCTCCGGTGGCGGCCGCAGCGGCCGCAACTACCATCCCCATCTCTCTGCAGAACATCGGGACATTATCGACAAGGCGATTGCCCAATATGGCGCTCAGAAAAACCCACAACTGAAGACGGTTAAGCGCTATACGCAGGCGCTTCGCCGACTTGGAAATGATCTTGGCGCTCATCGCAAAACGATTGATCTGGGTGACCACCAGTCCCTGGTTCGTCACGTCAAGACTTACTTCCCGAACAACGAAGACATGAAGAAAGGGTTGGGTGTCCTTCGTGCGTATCATGATCCGAGCTATGTAGCTTCTGGCGGACGGCCGCGCACGATCCCTTCAGCGGAAGACGCGCCCCTCTCAGAGCGGCTTAATGCCAGTGGCATGACGTCGGGCAGTGCTGCTCGTCATGATCGTAGTCTTCGCAGATTTTCTAACTCGCTTAATCGTGCGGGCTACTCGATATCTGGGCTAGACCACGCTGCGCGCATCGAATTCGCTCAAAAGTTGTTCCCGAACGACGAACTTCTATTGTTCGCATTAAGCAAGGTTCGCGATGCCGAAAACGTTTCCGGCGCGGGTGCATCTCAGGAGCCCCGCGGTTATGCTGTCCCGCCGCCCGCGTCGCATCTTTATCCCGATGACGCCCGCATCATTGATGGCCTGGAAAAGGCAGAGCTGAGCATGCTCAAACCCGAGGAGACTAGCCGGAAAGAAGTTGTTCAAAATTTGGCCCGCAACCAACGAAGATTCGCCGCTTGGCTCCAAAGGGAGGGGCGCGGGAGCCTAGTGAGCCGACTCACCGGCACCAGTGAGCAGCAAAAGTCGTTCGACGACGATTACAAGGACTTTAAAAAATCCAATCGAAACGCGGACATGGGCTTTGATCGGCTTCGGAACTACCTATGGCCCGTCGAGGCGAATGCTGCGCTGGGCGTCTGCCCTGAACAGGCGGGTGGGGAGCCGCGGCGTGGCGAGTCGAAATCAACGTGGTCGCCGCCGGAAGCGGTGCCAGATGGGTCGTCGGCGTTCTACCGAGGTCTCGACTCCTTCGTTGATCTGCCGTACACCTCGCAGGAAGTGAGAGACGATGCTCAGTCAGCGCCGGTGGGTAGGGCTGCCGCCAGACCGCCGCTCTTCACCGGACTATCGGACGCGCCAGCTCAGTCGCCAGACATTTTCCGCGATCTTCAGTCTTTCGTTGATCTGCCGTACACGCCGCAGCAGATGCGAGACCATGCTCAGTCGGCGCCGGTGAGTGGGGCTGCCGCCAAACCGCCACGCGTGACCCGACCGTCGGACGCGCCAGCTCAGTCGTCAGACATCTACCGCGGTCTCAACTCTTTCGTTGATCTGCCGTACACGCCGCAGCAGATGCGAGACGATGCTCAGTCAGCGGCGGTGGGTGGGGCTGCCGCCAGACCGTCGGTCTTCACCGAACCATCAGAAGTGCCAGCTCAGTCGTCAGACATCTACCGCGGTCTCAACTCTTTCGTTGATCTGCCGTACACGCCGCAGCAGATGCGAGACGATGCTCAGTCAGCGGCGGTGGGTGGGGCTGCCGCCAGACCGTCGGTCTTCACCGAACCATCAGAAGTGCCAGCTCAGTCGTCAGACATCTACCGCGGTCTCAACTCTTTCGTTGATCTGCCGTACACACCGCAGCAGATGCGAGACGATGCTCAGTCAGCGCCGGTGGGTGGGGCTGCCGCCAGACCGCCGCTCTTCACCGAACCATCAGACGCGCCAGCTCAGTCGTCAGACATCTACCGCGATCTCAACTCTTTTGTTGATCTGCCGTACACACCGCAGCAGATGCGAGATGATGCTCAGTCAGCGCCGGTGGGTGGGGCTGCCGCCAGACCGCCGCTCTTCACCGAACCATCAGACGCGCCGGCTCAGCCGTCAGACATCTACGGCGGTCTTGCGTCATTGGTGCATCTGGATGCGCCCACGCCGTCCGAGTTGCGCGACGATGCTCACTTTGCGGCGTCGCCGGCTGTCAGGGCTCGCTCAGACACCTACGGCGATCTTGCGTCATTGGTGCATCTGGATGCGCCCACGCCGTCCGAGTTGCGCGACGATGCTCACTTTGCGGCGTCGCCGGCTGCCAGGGCTCGCTCAGACGCCTACCGCGGTTTTCCATTGGTCGATCTGACTGCGCCCACGCCGTCCGAATCACGTGACGATGCTGATTCTGTACGCCCGTTTCCGAGCACCTCCGCTAATGCTCAGATCGGGGCTTTAGATCCGACAGTCTCGTCTCACGGCCACGGGCTGGTGCTCGATGACACAGAATGGCTGGGCGACCAGCATATCGACAGGGATTACGGGCTCCAGGAGCAGGATTTGCAGAGGAACGATCCGGATCTCGCCGCCCGGACGCGGTTCGTGAATCCCCTCATCGCCCTAAATTATCTGCGCTCTAACGACGATGGCGTCGTGCTAACCGAGTTCCAGCGCATCGTCTATGACGATAATGGTAATGATACAGCCGACTTCCTGTTCCTGCCCGTGATTAATGGCAATCCTGAAGATCCTAATAGCCGCGGCAACCATTGGTCGCTGCTGTTCGTCGATCGCAGCGACCGGGGGCGGCCGGTCGCCTATCACTACGATTCCTACGGCGGACTCAACAACAGAGATGCAGCACATCTCGCAAGAAGGCTGAACCTCCCCCTGGAGCTAGCCGACATGGCCCAGCAGCAGAACACTTATGATTGCGGCGTCTTTGTCGTGGACGGCACGCGGGAGCTGGTTAGGCGATTGGCGCAAGGACGGGAGCCAGACCTGCGGAATCTCAGGGACGTCGGTGCCAATCGGCAGGCACTGCAGATCCGACTCAGGGGCTGA
- the tnpB gene encoding IS66 family insertion sequence element accessory protein TnpB (TnpB, as the term is used for proteins encoded by IS66 family insertion elements, is considered an accessory protein, since TnpC, encoded by a neighboring gene, is a DDE family transposase.) — MIPVPTGARVWLATGYTDMRRGFPSLAPQVQEVLQKDPLSGHLFVFRGRRSDLVKLIWHDGQGACLFTKRLERGRFIWRSIGGETVTISPAQLSYLLSGIDWRTPQETQRPTRVG; from the coding sequence ATGATCCCGGTTCCGACTGGCGCGCGAGTGTGGCTCGCGACAGGCTACACGGACATGCGCCGAGGCTTTCCGTCGTTGGCGCCCCAAGTGCAGGAGGTGCTGCAGAAAGACCCGCTCAGCGGTCATTTGTTTGTCTTCCGCGGTCGCCGCAGCGATCTTGTGAAGCTGATCTGGCACGATGGCCAGGGAGCATGCCTTTTTACCAAAAGACTCGAGCGAGGAAGGTTCATCTGGCGATCGATTGGCGGTGAAACGGTGACGATCTCGCCGGCGCAGTTGAGCTATCTGTTGTCCGGAATCGATTGGCGCACCCCGCAAGAAACCCAGCGTCCGACGCGGGTCGGATAA
- a CDS encoding transposase — protein MTISRAEVITSVERRRRWSQDEKERLVTASLEPGTNVSEVARVAGLHVSQLFRWRKELCRHGEASIAPFVPVEIGPSAPPREAAEAPLTATAVRRRKSQGIIAIDLGSGHRIRVDGDVDGDALRRVLDALVRR, from the coding sequence ATGACGATTTCGAGGGCGGAGGTGATCACATCGGTCGAGCGGCGGCGCCGGTGGTCGCAGGATGAGAAGGAACGGCTTGTTACAGCGTCGCTCGAGCCCGGCACCAATGTTTCCGAGGTGGCTCGCGTGGCCGGGCTTCATGTGAGCCAGCTGTTCAGGTGGCGCAAGGAGCTTTGCAGGCACGGCGAAGCGAGCATAGCGCCGTTTGTTCCAGTCGAGATTGGGCCGTCTGCGCCACCGCGGGAGGCGGCCGAAGCGCCGTTGACGGCGACGGCGGTGCGTCGACGGAAGAGCCAAGGCATCATCGCGATTGATCTTGGTAGCGGGCACCGCATCCGGGTCGATGGCGATGTGGACGGAGACGCGCTACGTCGCGTTCTCGACGCTTTGGTCCGCCGATGA
- a CDS encoding transposase — translation MQADCYSGFEPLFDPKRKVLPITPAFCFAHARRGFFELADIEKTAREGRKGKPVSPIALEAVRRLDALFEIERAINGRSADERRAVRQQRSKPLLDDMHAWLLGERETLSRSS, via the coding sequence CTGCAGGCGGACTGCTACAGCGGCTTCGAACCCCTGTTCGACCCGAAGAGGAAGGTGCTACCGATCACGCCGGCATTCTGCTTCGCCCATGCGCGGCGGGGCTTCTTCGAGTTGGCTGACATCGAGAAAACCGCCCGGGAAGGCCGCAAGGGCAAACCGGTCTCTCCGATCGCGCTGGAGGCGGTCAGACGCCTTGACGCGTTGTTCGAGATCGAGCGCGCCATCAACGGCCGCAGCGCCGACGAGCGGCGAGCCGTGCGCCAGCAGAGAAGCAAGCCGCTGCTCGACGACATGCACGCCTGGCTGCTCGGAGAGCGAGAAACCCTCTCGCGCTCCTCCTGA
- a CDS encoding transposase, producing the protein MHIPLNRQSVRFKAERIDLPLSTLADQVGHGTFAVMPLFQLIEHHVLAAERLHGDDTTIRILAKGKCTTGRIWTYVRDDQPFAGAAPPAAVYYASGDRRGAHPQKHLAAFRYPAGGLLQRLRTPVRPEEEGATDHAGILLRPCAAGLLRVG; encoded by the coding sequence ATGCATATCCCGCTCAACCGTCAGAGCGTGCGCTTTAAGGCCGAGAGGATCGATCTGCCGCTGTCGACGCTGGCCGACCAGGTCGGCCACGGAACCTTCGCCGTTATGCCGCTGTTCCAGCTGATCGAGCACCATGTGCTCGCGGCCGAGCGCCTACATGGCGATGACACCACCATCCGCATCCTGGCGAAGGGCAAGTGCACGACTGGGCGGATCTGGACGTATGTGCGGGATGACCAGCCGTTCGCCGGGGCTGCGCCGCCGGCGGCGGTTTACTATGCTTCGGGCGACCGTCGCGGCGCGCATCCCCAGAAGCATCTGGCCGCCTTCAGGTATCCTGCAGGCGGACTGCTACAGCGGCTTCGAACCCCTGTTCGACCCGAAGAGGAAGGTGCTACCGATCACGCCGGCATTCTGCTTCGCCCATGCGCGGCGGGGCTTCTTCGAGTTGGCTGA
- a CDS encoding transposase domain-containing protein: MLTAITTCRLNDVDPKAWLADVLARIADLPTSRLHELLPWEWKLLRQTLKTQDQQAA, from the coding sequence ATGCTGACGGCGATCACGACCTGTCGTCTCAACGACGTCGATCCCAAGGCCTGGCTCGCCGACGTCCTGGCCCGCATCGCCGATCTTCCCACTTCGCGCCTGCACGAACTGCTGCCCTGGGAATGGAAGCTTCTGCGCCAAACCCTCAAGACCCAGGATCAGCAAGCCGCCTGA